A genomic segment from Diadema setosum chromosome 11, eeDiaSeto1, whole genome shotgun sequence encodes:
- the LOC140234870 gene encoding cyclin-G2-like: MEDDSGSMDAKSHLVKMMQVAVETEDFYQPFLDYVNQQQEDSDCIMPYMHDIVVDRLRSLSRFFQLCPETFFLSVNTMDRFLSLVKARPHHLMCVAVASYNLAIKALEPMESHIPTEDLVRISQCGCTANDVLRMERIILQKLQYDLQAPTAHRFFKLFHAYSVVQGILGNDTAMQNSQLESSTQKLEACMCYFPLTLFKPSVLALAVLTHELPNSSCEVHNPNDIRWIRIVWDIQRVSQVNDADLVSCRSQVSECLKVYSSPESRMPFSRLTWVVSTRTARQLKFSAQVSSDLAPIPENGILDSSSDGDTDESCEALSDSLVSQSTSEEEEVLGDSSSSALVLNTHQLVPLSSDDTVCVENKLFSYESDSLAHCPTRIHGGS, encoded by the exons ATGGAAGACGACAGTGGGAGTATGGATGCCAAGAGTCACTTGGTGAAGATGATGCAGGTTGCTGTGGAAACGGAGGACTTCTACCAGCCCTTCTTGGATTATGTCAACCAGCAGCAGGAG GACTCTGACTGCATCATGCCTTACATGCACGACATTGTGGTGGACCGGCTGAGAAGCCTGAGTCGGTTCTTCCAGCTGTGTCCAGAGACCTTCTTCCTATCGGTCAACACGATGGACAGGTTCCTCTCCTTGGTCAAG GCACGTCCTCATCACTTAATGTGTGTAGCTGTGGCAAGCTACAATCTGGCCATCAAAGCATTGGAGCCAATGGAG TCCCACATCCCAACGGAGGACCTGGTGCGCATCAGCCAGTGCGGCTGCACGGCCAACGACGTGCTGCGCATGGAGCGCATCATCCTGCAGAAGCTGCAGTACGACCTGCAGGCCCCGACGGCCCACCGCTTCTTCAAGCTCTTCCACGCCTACAGCGTCGTGCAGGGCATCCTGGGCAACGACACGGCCATGCAGAACTCGCAGCTGGAGAGCAGCACCCAGAAGCTGGAGGCCTGCATGTGCTACTTCCCTCTCACTCTCTTCAAG CCGTCAGTGCTGGCACTGGCTGTCCTTACTCATGAGCTGCCAAACTCATCCTGTGAAGTGCACAACCCTAACGACATCAGGTGGATTCGAATCGTCTGGGACATCCAGAGAGTCTCACAG GTGAACGATGCTGACCTAGTCAGCTGCCGATCTCAGGTCAGCGAGTGCCTCAAGGTCTACTCCTCACCAGAGTCCCGCATGCCCTTCAGCCGACTCACCTGGGTGGTCTCCACCAGGACCGCCCGCCAGCTCAAGTTCAGTGCCCAGGTGTCCTCCGACCTGGCCCCCATCCCCGAGAACGGGATCTTGGACAGCTCTTCCGACGGTGATACAGATGA ATCCTGTGAGGCTCTCAGTGACAGTCTTGTCAGCCAGTCTACCTCAGAGGAGGAAGAGGTCCTTGGTGACAGCTCATCAAGTGCGCTGGTCCTGAACACCCATCAGCTGGTCCCCCTGTCGTCCGACGACACAGTGTGCGTCGAGAACAAGCTGTTCTCCTACGAGAGCGACTCCCTGGCTCACTGCCCGACGAGGATACACGGTGGCAGCTGA